Proteins from a genomic interval of Desulfofustis limnaeus:
- a CDS encoding glycosyltransferase, translating into MLDSTFYIGSNYFKMNPTDQPNVSIVIPVYNLEKYLMRCLDSVVNQTLKNIEIICINDGSTDRSLEILTKYAMCDARIRIIDKDNEGQGIARNEGIQIAQGEYIGFVDGDDWVEHDMFEEMYFNAKNENLDIQVCTFNMLDFFGNPTDIKCDYEYYLCKKYPNKNMIFNRDDIFSEIYKLSRYPWNKIYKREFIKKYKIYFSDNRHYEDNIFYFLAMIYARKISIINKKYYNYISNRDGCSTNKKNRPLALIEVNKEIKDRISNASIDTKYIQRFESYNVRRCASYYYRIHKSHRREYFEKMRREFLKIDITRNPFFDLKKRLFCLLVRTVPYSIFKYSNHPVYTLLYLYTRIMKKPKLNVY; encoded by the coding sequence ATGCTTGATTCAACATTTTATATCGGTTCCAATTACTTTAAAATGAATCCAACAGATCAACCAAATGTTAGCATAGTAATACCGGTATATAATTTAGAAAAATATCTAATGCGATGCTTGGATTCTGTAGTTAACCAAACACTAAAAAATATTGAAATAATTTGTATCAACGACGGTTCTACAGATAGGTCGTTGGAAATTCTGACGAAGTATGCAATGTGCGATGCTCGAATTCGCATTATTGACAAGGATAATGAAGGTCAGGGGATTGCACGAAATGAAGGTATACAAATTGCTCAAGGTGAATATATTGGGTTTGTTGATGGTGATGACTGGGTTGAGCATGATATGTTTGAAGAAATGTATTTCAACGCCAAAAATGAAAATTTGGACATACAAGTATGTACATTTAACATGCTAGATTTCTTTGGAAATCCAACTGACATTAAGTGTGACTATGAATACTATTTATGTAAAAAATATCCAAATAAAAATATGATATTCAACCGCGATGACATTTTCTCTGAAATATATAAGCTCAGTAGATATCCATGGAATAAAATTTATAAAAGAGAATTTATAAAGAAATACAAAATATATTTCTCTGATAATCGACACTACGAGGATAATATATTTTATTTCTTAGCCATGATCTACGCCAGAAAAATTTCTATTATAAACAAAAAATATTACAACTATATATCGAATCGAGACGGCTGTTCTACCAATAAAAAAAATAGACCATTAGCGCTAATAGAGGTAAACAAAGAAATTAAAGACCGCATCTCCAATGCCAGTATTGATACTAAATATATCCAACGATTTGAATCATATAACGTAAGGAGATGCGCTTCATATTATTATAGAATACATAAATCACACAGGAGAGAATATTTTGAAAAAATGCGGAGAGAATTTCTGAAAATAGATATAACTCGCAACCCTTTTTTTGATCTGAAAAAAAGATTGTTTTGCCTATTGGTTAGGACAGTTCCCTATTCAATATTTAAATATTCGAATCATCCCGTTTACACCTTATTGTATCTCTACACAAGGATCATGAAAAAGCCCAAACTAAATGTGTATTAA
- a CDS encoding CDP-glycerol glycerophosphotransferase family protein → MKIDKGNSKHWIYLLRSLLIIIITLPVSVLRTKKNLILYGHKLNGNLSALYDFVNDQNLNFDIFFLTMDPRYYRQLKEEGKNVLHMGSVSDMARVARAGAIITDHGMHTLILYRLFTSIRFIDVWHGLSYKGFDAQTFKHLHGHDETWVQSETMREFYVNKFGFSENQVKVTGYGRADRLILGQYDRSAILEKYRLPDRKTILLAPTWTQDDKNRSILPFGVSLEAFFDAMEEVGKKKSATVIFRTHLNSGDSINVDHYDHIRVMPSSLYPVAEEFLFITDLLVTDWSSIATDYLVLKRPTLFLDVPAPFAKGFTLGPEHRFGEIVTSMDEMIKSIDTYINDQPLFLSKYEQKMIHTLSASYGSTIDGKARERYLLHLKRILNITDKC, encoded by the coding sequence ATGAAAATAGACAAAGGAAATTCTAAGCACTGGATCTATTTACTGCGTAGTTTATTGATTATCATAATTACTCTTCCAGTAAGTGTTCTGCGAACGAAAAAAAATCTAATTTTATATGGCCATAAACTCAATGGCAATCTTTCTGCGTTATATGATTTTGTAAATGATCAGAATCTCAATTTCGATATTTTCTTTTTAACAATGGACCCGCGTTATTACCGACAGCTAAAAGAGGAAGGTAAAAATGTTTTACATATGGGGTCGGTATCGGATATGGCCCGAGTGGCGAGGGCAGGGGCTATTATAACAGACCATGGAATGCACACTCTTATCCTTTATCGACTTTTTACTTCTATCAGGTTTATAGACGTATGGCATGGCCTCTCATATAAAGGGTTTGATGCCCAGACATTCAAGCATTTGCATGGACATGATGAAACGTGGGTACAGTCTGAAACGATGAGAGAATTTTATGTAAACAAATTCGGCTTTTCTGAAAATCAGGTCAAGGTAACGGGGTATGGGCGAGCGGATCGACTTATTTTAGGTCAATATGATCGAAGCGCAATTCTTGAAAAATACCGATTACCGGATAGAAAGACCATTCTATTGGCTCCAACATGGACTCAGGATGATAAGAACAGGAGTATTCTTCCCTTTGGGGTTTCGTTGGAGGCTTTTTTTGATGCAATGGAAGAGGTCGGTAAAAAAAAAAGTGCTACTGTAATATTTCGAACTCACCTGAATTCAGGAGATTCAATTAATGTTGATCACTACGATCATATAAGAGTAATGCCGTCTTCGCTGTATCCTGTCGCTGAAGAATTTTTATTTATAACAGATCTGTTGGTGACCGATTGGTCGTCAATTGCTACCGATTACCTCGTGCTAAAGAGACCGACCCTGTTTCTTGATGTACCGGCACCATTTGCAAAAGGATTTACTTTGGGGCCGGAACACAGGTTCGGTGAGATAGTCACCTCGATGGATGAGATGATAAAAAGTATCGATACCTACATTAATGATCAACCGTTGTTCTTGTCAAAATATGAGCAGAAAATGATTCATACTCTATCTGCTTCATATGGAAGTACCATTGATGGTAAGGCAAGGGAGAGATATTTATTACATTTGAAAAGAATTCTCAATATTACAGACAAATGCTAG
- a CDS encoding ArnT family glycosyltransferase, translating into MTPSPSTHGSTSPASRYLTVGLYLLLLLLIVSTTILGSVPPVDRDALTHHLFVPKLYLQHGGIYEIPEIPFSYYPMNLDLLYMIPLYFGNDIMPKYIHYLFALLTAWLIFRYLKANIGYLYALVGSLFFLSIPVIVKLSITVYVDLGVVFFTTAALLFLLQWADDGFRYRHLILAGLCCGLAAGTKYNALVAIVVLTLFVPIIYQRRAVQSARSNTRALYFGFLFLAATIVSFSPWLVRNYLWTGNPIYPLHNTLIQNIVSAPDETGTSEESIELSDTLKRVTKKGSNAFISRKILYNEPWWQTLLLPIRFFFEGQDDDPRYFDGKLNPFLLLLPLIAIILKPTDTRQRFHLYIFLSFSFLYFFFTFFQEAMRIRYIVPVVPPLIILSMYGLKAISTRLFPITLSFPKNLFWSKAVILTLVCTALLYNSLYLREQFSAVNPFPYIFQKISREDYITTYRPEFPVIQHANETLSSDTKVLCIFLGNRGYYMNFKPLFEQPYSSTSVLTGFINNFGKTENIISYLKQKGITHIIMNDNLTAGWYNQLNKEHQKLVYPLFKNVANPMKSLNGYSYIQIETQF; encoded by the coding sequence ATGACCCCTTCCCCATCCACTCATGGATCGACCAGTCCCGCATCACGTTACCTCACGGTTGGACTCTATCTTCTCCTCCTTCTGCTTATTGTTTCCACAACCATCCTAGGTTCCGTACCACCGGTAGACCGTGACGCGCTCACCCACCACCTCTTCGTACCCAAGCTCTACCTGCAACACGGCGGTATTTACGAAATCCCGGAAATCCCCTTTTCCTACTACCCCATGAACCTGGATCTGCTGTATATGATCCCCCTTTATTTCGGTAACGATATCATGCCGAAATACATTCACTACCTTTTCGCCCTCCTGACCGCCTGGCTTATCTTTCGCTACCTGAAAGCAAATATTGGCTATCTCTATGCATTAGTTGGCAGCCTCTTTTTTCTATCTATCCCCGTAATCGTCAAATTGTCGATTACCGTGTATGTCGACCTTGGTGTCGTGTTTTTCACTACTGCCGCCCTTTTGTTTCTTCTCCAATGGGCAGATGATGGTTTCCGTTACCGTCATCTCATCTTAGCCGGGCTGTGTTGTGGTTTAGCGGCAGGAACTAAGTATAATGCCTTGGTGGCAATCGTTGTTCTCACCTTGTTTGTCCCCATAATCTATCAGCGCCGAGCAGTCCAGTCAGCCCGCTCCAATACAAGGGCGTTATATTTTGGTTTTCTCTTCTTAGCAGCCACGATAGTTTCATTTTCACCCTGGCTAGTAAGAAATTATCTCTGGACAGGAAATCCCATTTATCCTTTGCATAATACTTTGATACAAAATATCGTCTCAGCCCCAGACGAGACTGGCACCTCTGAAGAATCAATCGAGCTAAGCGACACGCTAAAGAGAGTAACCAAAAAGGGAAGCAACGCTTTTATTTCTAGAAAAATTCTTTATAACGAGCCTTGGTGGCAAACGCTTCTTCTGCCAATCAGGTTCTTTTTTGAAGGACAGGACGACGACCCGCGCTATTTCGATGGAAAGCTCAACCCGTTTTTGCTTTTGCTCCCTTTAATTGCCATAATCTTAAAACCAACTGACACGAGACAGCGTTTTCACTTGTACATTTTCTTATCTTTTTCTTTCCTCTATTTCTTCTTTACCTTCTTTCAAGAGGCTATGCGCATCAGGTATATCGTACCGGTCGTACCCCCTCTAATCATTCTCTCCATGTATGGATTAAAGGCAATTTCAACCCGCTTATTTCCTATAACGCTTTCATTTCCGAAAAACTTGTTTTGGAGCAAAGCTGTAATTCTCACACTCGTATGCACTGCATTACTTTATAATTCCTTATATCTTCGAGAACAATTTTCTGCCGTCAACCCATTTCCATATATCTTTCAAAAGATATCACGAGAAGACTATATCACCACATATCGTCCTGAATTTCCCGTCATACAACATGCCAACGAAACGTTATCGTCAGACACTAAAGTTCTTTGTATCTTTTTAGGAAACAGAGGATATTACATGAACTTCAAACCGCTCTTCGAGCAGCCCTATAGCTCAACGAGTGTTTTAACAGGGTTCATCAATAACTTTGGCAAGACAGAAAACATTATCAGCTACCTGAAACAAAAAGGAATAACTCATATCATAATGAATGATAACTTGACAGCAGGTTGGTACAACCAGCTCAATAAAGAGCACCAGAAATTAGTGTATCCACTCTTTAAGAATGTCGCGAATCCCATGAAAAGTCTCAATGGCTATTCATACATCCAGATAGAGACTCAATTCTAG
- a CDS encoding DsbA family protein, which translates to MRRFGAGSFIPGFFKGAKQLFQYRCATISIILLIVGFILLRFLLSPYWLYSFPSPGTDVSHGITKEGHPWIGADNPTVTIHEYADYQCFQCGKMHLFLRQLVNEYPDTLRLVHHHYPMDHEFNALIVPEPFHIGSGKMAMIAIYAGAKGKFWEMNDALYSLGREKQPFNTRTLAAMTGFSPGELTAATKHPQIREFLLADIRSGMRYGITGTPSYVIDEQVYQGSLPPEILKSIMQ; encoded by the coding sequence TTGCGCCGGTTCGGCGCTGGTTCATTTATTCCAGGTTTTTTCAAGGGGGCAAAACAGCTCTTCCAATATCGATGTGCAACAATCAGCATCATTCTTTTAATTGTTGGCTTTATTCTGCTTCGTTTTCTCCTATCCCCTTATTGGCTCTACTCATTCCCAAGTCCCGGTACTGATGTCTCACATGGCATCACCAAAGAAGGCCACCCTTGGATCGGCGCCGATAATCCAACGGTAACCATCCACGAATATGCGGACTACCAGTGTTTTCAATGCGGAAAAATGCATCTGTTCCTCAGACAGCTCGTGAACGAGTACCCTGATACACTAAGATTGGTCCATCATCACTATCCCATGGATCATGAATTTAATGCTCTCATCGTTCCAGAACCGTTCCACATCGGATCCGGAAAGATGGCCATGATCGCAATTTATGCCGGCGCAAAAGGAAAATTTTGGGAAATGAATGACGCTCTCTATTCCCTCGGCCGAGAGAAGCAACCGTTCAATACGAGAACCCTGGCCGCCATGACCGGTTTTTCCCCCGGAGAACTGACAGCAGCTACAAAACATCCGCAAATCAGAGAGTTTTTGCTCGCCGACATTCGCAGCGGGATGCGGTACGGAATTACCGGAACACCCAGTTACGTGATAGATGAGCAAGTTTATCAGGGAAGCCTACCACCAGAAATACTCAAGTCGATTATGCAATGA
- a CDS encoding tetratricopeptide repeat protein yields MLSFALNWYFGQADTFGYHLVNILIHILSTLFLFNTITILLTKIYRVNSSSKHDAYVIALLASCLWAINPVQTQAVTYIVQRMASLAALFYLLALRQYLLARLAQNSISLFSRLLFCMLFFLAAIGCKENAITLIPTLLLVELCFFYKSNKNSKVFLYILSTATAIVVVAGAMYIFSKNYIPFSPEPFGDRPFSIKERLLTQPAILIFYVSLLFYPSPSRLSIDHSFPLATSIFQPWTTLPSIVIILVLIIFALFKLKKYPLISFAILFFFINHLIESTIIPLELIFEHRNYLPSLFLFLPVAVGVNKVLAYSYRHMRVLYGCSVASIPILLIFFGIGTYVRNSAWASEERLWADALAKAPENARPYAKLSEIYGWKKEKNQTNFQTALSLLQIAIEKENPRLSFKTALIDNIGKLYMNYGLLEQAEKYFKESLEGNPNFLNSQIDLAQALTLQGKFTEALEQINIVISKNDKQSRFFNLQGLILLWLNRPHEAAEANQQAMQRTFVNKQRYFYNTGVALTSAGHFSQGRWFLGQALVNAPFDRRILSSLIENRLMAGDQPKARLYTLQLLSAHGIVSLTTFLEQARTEYAAVPINIDLISPLIQQIALETATNLKKDDSTNSSGST; encoded by the coding sequence ATGCTGTCATTTGCACTCAATTGGTATTTCGGTCAAGCAGATACGTTTGGCTACCATCTAGTTAATATTCTGATCCACATACTTTCGACGCTCTTTCTTTTTAATACGATAACCATATTACTTACCAAGATATATCGAGTAAATTCCTCTTCAAAACATGATGCTTATGTCATCGCATTGTTGGCCTCGTGCCTGTGGGCAATCAATCCCGTTCAGACACAGGCGGTAACGTATATTGTCCAGCGTATGGCGTCTCTTGCGGCCTTGTTCTACCTACTGGCGTTACGACAATATCTTTTAGCAAGACTCGCCCAAAATTCCATCTCCTTATTCAGTCGTTTATTGTTTTGCATGCTCTTTTTCCTGGCGGCAATAGGCTGCAAGGAAAATGCCATCACCCTGATACCCACCTTATTGTTGGTTGAGCTTTGTTTTTTTTATAAATCAAACAAGAATTCAAAGGTTTTTCTATACATTCTCAGTACGGCCACTGCTATCGTTGTCGTCGCAGGAGCCATGTATATATTTTCCAAAAATTACATCCCATTTTCTCCCGAACCATTTGGTGACCGCCCATTTTCGATTAAGGAAAGACTGTTAACCCAACCGGCCATCCTCATTTTTTACGTATCTCTGTTGTTTTACCCATCACCGTCGCGTCTTTCTATCGATCATAGTTTCCCTCTTGCCACATCGATTTTTCAGCCCTGGACGACCTTACCTTCAATCGTAATTATTCTCGTATTAATTATTTTTGCTCTGTTCAAGCTGAAAAAATATCCTCTGATTAGTTTCGCCATTCTGTTTTTCTTTATTAACCATCTCATCGAATCAACTATCATTCCTCTCGAGTTGATTTTTGAACACCGCAATTATCTTCCCTCGCTCTTCTTATTCCTCCCAGTTGCTGTCGGAGTGAATAAAGTACTCGCTTACAGCTATCGCCACATGAGGGTGCTTTATGGCTGTAGTGTCGCCAGTATTCCTATTCTTCTGATTTTTTTCGGTATCGGCACCTATGTTCGCAACAGCGCATGGGCGTCGGAGGAACGTTTGTGGGCAGATGCCCTTGCCAAAGCTCCTGAAAACGCGAGACCGTATGCCAAACTCAGTGAAATCTACGGATGGAAAAAAGAGAAGAATCAAACAAATTTTCAAACAGCGCTCAGTTTATTGCAAATCGCAATCGAAAAAGAAAACCCTCGACTTTCATTCAAAACCGCACTTATCGACAATATTGGAAAATTATATATGAATTATGGCCTGTTAGAACAGGCTGAAAAATATTTCAAAGAATCGCTTGAAGGTAATCCAAACTTTCTCAATTCTCAGATTGATCTCGCTCAAGCCTTAACACTCCAAGGGAAATTCACCGAAGCCCTCGAACAAATCAATATCGTTATCTCAAAAAACGACAAACAAAGCAGATTTTTCAATTTGCAGGGGCTTATTTTGCTCTGGCTCAATAGGCCCCATGAAGCAGCAGAAGCCAATCAACAAGCGATGCAACGAACATTCGTCAATAAACAACGTTATTTCTACAATACTGGTGTAGCCTTGACCAGTGCAGGTCACTTCAGCCAAGGCAGATGGTTTTTAGGACAGGCACTCGTGAATGCACCTTTCGATCGCCGAATACTCAGCAGCCTGATCGAAAATCGCCTCATGGCTGGCGATCAACCAAAAGCAAGGCTTTATACCTTGCAGCTGCTTTCCGCCCATGGCATTGTTAGCCTCACGACGTTTTTGGAACAAGCCCGCACAGAGTATGCGGCTGTGCCAATCAACATAGACCTCATTTCCCCCCTCATTCAACAGATAGCATTAGAGACGGCAACAAATCTCAAAAAAGATGACAGCACCAACTCATCAGGCTCTACCTAA
- a CDS encoding IS4 family transposase, translating into MFAGQLIFKQVMEFMPLPTFRRCVAKYQGERRIRKFSCLDQFLCMAFAQITYRESLRDIEACLRSQQKKLYHMGIRGRVSKSTLADANEIRDWRIYAELAQHLIAIARELYKEDSFIDDLDETIYALDSTTIDLCLSVFPWAAFRKTKAAIRLHTLLDLKGNIPTFIHISDGTLHDVNALDILTLEVGAYYVMDRGYLDFERLNKFNQVPAHFVTRAKSNTQYKRRYSHPIDKSTGLICDQTIVLTGFYARKDYPGALRRVKFRDEKTGKTLVFLTNNFTLPALTIAHLYRSRWQVELFFKWIKQHLRIKNFFGTSENAVKTQIWIAVSVYVLVAIMKRRFNLQESLYTILQILSVNVFEKTPFYQLVTERDYNAETSSPGKQLNLFD; encoded by the coding sequence ATGTTTGCCGGACAATTGATTTTCAAGCAGGTTATGGAGTTCATGCCGTTGCCAACCTTTCGCCGGTGTGTAGCCAAATACCAAGGCGAACGCCGAATAAGGAAGTTTTCCTGCCTCGATCAATTTCTGTGCATGGCTTTTGCCCAAATCACTTACCGGGAGAGTCTTCGCGATATCGAGGCGTGTCTCCGTTCTCAGCAAAAGAAGCTCTATCATATGGGCATCCGTGGCAGAGTTTCCAAATCCACGCTCGCCGACGCCAACGAAATTCGCGACTGGCGGATTTATGCCGAGTTAGCTCAACATCTTATCGCAATCGCTCGCGAACTCTACAAAGAAGATTCGTTCATCGACGATCTCGACGAGACAATCTATGCTCTGGACTCGACCACTATCGACCTGTGCCTCTCTGTTTTTCCCTGGGCAGCATTCCGGAAAACAAAAGCTGCGATCAGACTCCATACCCTCCTGGACCTCAAAGGAAACATCCCAACGTTTATCCATATCTCCGACGGCACATTGCACGATGTCAACGCGCTCGATATCTTAACCCTGGAAGTTGGCGCCTATTATGTCATGGATCGGGGCTACTTGGACTTCGAAAGATTAAACAAATTCAATCAAGTACCTGCCCACTTCGTAACTCGTGCCAAATCGAACACCCAATACAAACGACGTTACTCACACCCAATCGACAAAAGCACCGGCCTGATCTGCGACCAAACGATTGTGCTTACCGGATTCTATGCCAGAAAGGACTACCCGGGAGCACTTCGTCGGGTAAAATTTCGCGACGAGAAGACAGGAAAAACGTTGGTCTTTCTCACCAACAATTTCACTTTACCGGCATTGACGATAGCACACCTCTATCGCAGCCGCTGGCAAGTAGAGTTGTTTTTCAAATGGATCAAACAACACCTCAGAATAAAGAACTTTTTCGGTACATCGGAGAACGCGGTAAAAACACAAATCTGGATTGCGGTCTCCGTATACGTGTTGGTAGCCATCATGAAAAGGCGGTTCAACCTGCAAGAAAGTCTCTACACAATTTTACAGATTTTGAGCGTCAATGTTTTTGAGAAAACCCCTTTTTATCAGTTGGTTACTGAAAGAGATTACAATGCCGAGACCAGCTCTCCCGGTAAGCAACTGAATTTATTCGACTAA
- a CDS encoding IS5 family transposase: MTQFGLFDYHKRLSRIDKAGDPLIELNKVVDWEQFRVLINRALEKPRKSPAGAKGYDPILLFKILILQSLYNLSDEAMEYQILDRYSFSRFLGIREGSKVPDATTIFRFRDELAKAGVVELLFTQFDQFLREHGFRAQKGQIVDASIIRVPTQRNSREENEDIKAGTPITSWDEPKRRQKDTDARWTKKNGKAFFGYKNHVSIDVGHKFIRSYEVTDASVHDSQVFTELLDPENTSNDVWADSAYRSEESLQELAQQGFQEHLQLKGNRHRKLTDEERQANRTRSKIRSRVEHVFGVMAMRTGSTLMRGIGMVRIRAKIGLRNLAYNVSRFALLATA; this comes from the coding sequence ATGACACAATTCGGCCTCTTCGATTATCACAAGCGACTCTCCCGGATCGATAAAGCCGGTGATCCCCTGATCGAACTCAATAAGGTGGTTGATTGGGAACAGTTCCGTGTCCTCATCAACCGTGCACTTGAGAAACCGCGTAAATCTCCAGCCGGTGCCAAGGGCTACGACCCAATCCTGCTGTTCAAGATCCTGATTCTCCAGTCTTTGTACAATCTCTCCGACGAGGCCATGGAGTATCAGATCCTTGATCGCTATTCGTTTTCCCGGTTCCTTGGTATTCGTGAAGGTTCCAAGGTGCCCGATGCCACCACCATCTTCCGCTTCCGGGATGAACTGGCCAAAGCCGGCGTGGTGGAGCTGCTGTTTACCCAGTTCGATCAGTTCCTCCGTGAGCATGGCTTTCGTGCGCAAAAGGGCCAGATTGTCGATGCCTCCATTATCCGCGTTCCCACTCAGCGCAACAGCCGGGAAGAAAACGAAGATATCAAAGCCGGCACACCCATCACCTCATGGGACGAACCGAAACGCCGGCAAAAAGATACCGATGCCCGCTGGACCAAGAAGAACGGCAAAGCGTTCTTTGGCTACAAGAACCATGTCAGTATCGACGTCGGTCACAAGTTCATTCGCAGCTATGAGGTCACCGACGCCAGTGTCCATGACAGTCAAGTGTTTACCGAGCTGCTTGACCCGGAAAATACCAGTAATGACGTCTGGGCCGATTCTGCGTACCGTTCCGAAGAATCGTTGCAGGAGTTGGCACAACAAGGGTTTCAAGAACACCTGCAGCTCAAGGGCAACCGGCACCGAAAGCTGACCGACGAAGAGCGCCAGGCGAATCGGACCAGATCGAAGATCCGTAGCCGTGTCGAACATGTCTTCGGGGTGATGGCCATGCGTACCGGCAGTACACTGATGCGCGGGATTGGCATGGTCAGAATCAGGGCCAAGATCGGCTTGCGCAATTTGGCTTACAATGTGAGCCGTTTTGCACTGCTGGCCACCGCTTAA
- a CDS encoding type II secretion system protein: MRKLRINHNEKGFTLIELMIVIAIIGILAAIAIPNFIAYRNKAFCSQAESDANNIAAAIADYFSIPSHTDIEQADLEADGWREVTLTGENEFTLVASDPNIAITITVTDMSDRCPEDYQRGMPEAQYPTGFWDGNNVYTKGFLEK, from the coding sequence ATGAGAAAACTGAGAATCAACCACAACGAAAAAGGCTTCACCCTGATCGAGTTGATGATCGTCATCGCGATCATCGGTATCCTGGCAGCCATCGCCATTCCGAACTTTATCGCCTATCGTAACAAAGCTTTCTGCTCGCAAGCGGAATCTGATGCCAACAATATTGCCGCTGCCATTGCTGATTATTTTTCTATACCCAGCCACACCGATATAGAACAAGCTGATTTAGAGGCTGATGGTTGGAGAGAGGTTACTTTGACCGGAGAAAATGAATTCACCTTGGTGGCGAGCGATCCCAACATAGCTATCACAATTACTGTTACGGATATGTCAGATCGTTGTCCTGAAGATTACCAAAGAGGTATGCCCGAAGCTCAATACCCAACTGGTTTTTGGGATGGCAATAATGTCTATACTAAAGGGTTCCTTGAAAAATAG